In the uncultured Methanobacterium sp. genome, one interval contains:
- a CDS encoding acetolactate synthase large subunit, with translation MKGSQAIIKSLTDEGVDVVFGYPGGVLLPLYDVIYDSDLKHILVRHEQCAAHAADGYARASGKVGVCIGTSGPGATNLITGIATAYMDSAPVVALAGQVGTSLIGNDAFQEVDTIGITMPISKHNFQAMESSEIPPMIRSSFYIARTGRPGPVVVDLPKDVQEGELDYPENITIDLPGYKPTKKGHPLQVKKAAELILKSKKPVILAGGGVILSGSSPELQHLSEIIGAPVTTSLMGKGCFPEDHPLSLGMLGMHGRVASNMLVDECDCLIAVGCRFSDRTTGDVNKFAPNAKIIHIDVDPAEIGKNIDVAVPIVGDAKIILSHLLRIMSQTQGTNNHDWTDYVRTFRASCMPRLSFDDMPLKPQQVIKEISEAVTDDTIITTDVGQNQMWMAHYFTSRNPRKFISSGGLGTMGFGFPAAMGAKVAMPDNDVVAVCGDGGFLMVCQDLATVKEYDIPVVVCVLDNRYLGMVAQWQKLFYDERISQTKLNAMPDFVKLAEAFGVNAHRVERPGEMKETLKNALNSGEPTLIDVMIDPNEILPMVPPGCGLTEIVGEYQVERENPGEINYRPSAQETGGD, from the coding sequence ATGAAGGGCAGTCAAGCCATAATTAAGTCACTAACCGATGAGGGAGTGGACGTAGTCTTCGGATATCCTGGAGGAGTCCTACTCCCCCTGTACGATGTAATCTACGATTCAGACCTCAAACACATACTGGTAAGGCACGAACAGTGCGCAGCCCATGCAGCAGATGGTTACGCTCGGGCTTCTGGTAAAGTAGGTGTATGCATAGGCACTTCCGGTCCTGGAGCTACCAACCTGATAACCGGTATTGCCACAGCTTACATGGATTCTGCACCAGTAGTGGCCCTGGCAGGGCAGGTTGGCACCTCCTTAATTGGTAATGATGCATTTCAGGAAGTGGACACCATAGGCATAACCATGCCCATTAGCAAACACAATTTCCAGGCTATGGAATCATCAGAAATACCCCCAATGATAAGATCATCATTTTACATAGCTCGAACTGGTAGACCCGGTCCAGTGGTGGTTGATTTGCCTAAAGATGTCCAGGAAGGAGAGCTTGATTATCCTGAAAACATAACCATTGACCTGCCAGGTTATAAACCCACCAAAAAAGGACATCCACTGCAGGTTAAAAAAGCCGCAGAACTGATATTAAAATCTAAAAAACCAGTTATTCTTGCAGGAGGGGGTGTGATCCTTTCAGGTTCATCTCCCGAGCTACAGCACCTATCAGAAATAATTGGGGCGCCAGTAACCACCAGTTTGATGGGTAAAGGATGTTTCCCTGAAGATCATCCACTATCACTGGGAATGCTGGGAATGCACGGCCGTGTAGCATCCAACATGTTGGTAGATGAATGTGACTGCCTCATTGCAGTAGGTTGTCGGTTTTCAGACCGTACCACAGGAGATGTGAATAAATTCGCACCTAACGCTAAAATAATTCACATTGACGTTGATCCTGCCGAGATTGGGAAGAATATAGATGTAGCTGTGCCCATTGTGGGTGATGCCAAGATCATCCTATCCCACTTATTACGGATCATGTCCCAGACACAGGGCACTAACAATCATGACTGGACCGATTACGTTAGAACCTTCCGTGCCAGTTGTATGCCCCGTCTTTCATTTGATGACATGCCTCTTAAACCACAGCAGGTTATAAAAGAGATTTCAGAGGCAGTTACTGATGATACCATAATTACCACTGATGTTGGTCAGAACCAGATGTGGATGGCCCATTATTTCACCTCCAGAAATCCAAGGAAGTTCATATCATCGGGAGGCCTGGGAACCATGGGATTCGGTTTCCCTGCGGCCATGGGAGCCAAAGTAGCCATGCCAGATAATGACGTGGTGGCAGTTTGCGGAGACGGTGGATTCTTAATGGTCTGCCAGGACCTGGCAACGGTTAAGGAATATGACATTCCAGTGGTGGTCTGTGTCCTGGACAACCGTTATCTGGGAATGGTGGCCCAGTGGCAGAAACTGTTCTACGATGAGAGAATCTCACAGACCAAACTCAATGCCATGCCGGACTTTGTTAAACTGGCCGAAGCATTCGGAGTGAACGCTCACCGTGTGGAACGTCCCGGTGAGATGAAAGAAACACTTAAAAACGCCTTGAATTCTGGAGAACCAACTTTAATTGATGTGATGATCGATCCAAATGAGATCTTACCTATGGTACCCCCAGGATGCGGTCTCACCGAGATCGTTGGCGAATACCAGGTTGAAAGGGAAAATCCAGGTGAGATAAACTACCGACCTTCTGCCCAGGAAACTGGAGGTGATTAG
- the ilvN gene encoding acetolactate synthase small subunit: protein MDEQRSHIISAIVLHRPGVLQRVAGLFTRRGFNIDSITVGPSEQDGLARMTIISRGDDKILEQITKQLNKIIEVIKVRDLDAEGTVIRELCLIKTHATSERARSEIIQYAKIFRGRIVDAGPENLTLEITGTPEKIDALIDLLRGFGIKEISRTGPTAISRGSKTI, encoded by the coding sequence ATGGACGAACAGAGAAGCCATATAATCAGTGCCATAGTACTGCACCGACCCGGTGTCCTTCAGCGTGTTGCTGGCCTGTTCACCCGTAGAGGGTTCAACATCGACAGTATCACTGTAGGACCCTCAGAACAGGATGGACTGGCCCGTATGACCATCATCTCCAGGGGTGATGATAAAATACTGGAACAGATCACCAAACAACTGAATAAGATCATCGAGGTAATTAAGGTCCGAGATCTGGATGCAGAGGGAACTGTAATCCGGGAGCTGTGTCTCATCAAGACCCATGCCACATCAGAAAGAGCTCGTTCTGAGATCATTCAGTACGCCAAGATATTCAGGGGCAGAATCGTTGATGCAGGACCCGAAAATCTCACTCTGGAGATCACCGGAACACCTGAAAAAATCGACGCACTCATTGACCTTTTAAGAGGCTTTGGTATCAAAGAAATCTCCAGAACTGGACCAACCGCCATATCAAGGGGTTCAAAAACAATATAA
- the ilvC gene encoding ketol-acid reductoisomerase — protein sequence MKIYYEKDVDIDVLKDKTIAVIGYGSQGMAQARNMAESGLNVVVGLRKGGKSWKIAADHGMNVLTVEEAAEVADVIHVLIPDEIQADVYEKSIKPGLKEGNTLSFSHGYNIHYQYIKPPANVNVTMIAPKGPGSTVRGQYVDGFGVPGLVAVQQDYTGNAQQVALAMGQGSGLTRAGVLETTFKEETETDLFGEQAVLCGGVTELIKAGFQTLVEAGYQPEVAYFETCHEVKLIVDLIYKKGFAGMWNDVSNTAEFGGLTRRDRVITEESRKEMKEILKEIQNGKFAKEWALENQAGNPQLNRMRAIEDELEIEKRGKKLRKLCGLEE from the coding sequence ATGAAGATTTATTATGAAAAAGACGTGGATATAGACGTACTTAAGGATAAAACCATAGCAGTTATTGGATACGGAAGTCAAGGAATGGCTCAGGCCAGGAACATGGCCGAAAGTGGACTGAATGTTGTGGTCGGACTCCGAAAAGGAGGAAAATCCTGGAAAATCGCAGCTGATCATGGTATGAATGTTTTAACCGTTGAAGAAGCTGCAGAAGTGGCTGATGTTATTCACGTGCTCATTCCTGATGAAATACAGGCAGATGTCTATGAAAAATCAATCAAACCTGGTCTGAAAGAAGGTAACACCCTCAGTTTCTCCCACGGATACAACATACACTACCAGTACATAAAACCACCAGCCAATGTTAACGTTACCATGATCGCTCCTAAAGGTCCTGGTTCCACAGTCCGTGGACAGTACGTTGATGGATTCGGTGTTCCTGGCCTGGTGGCAGTCCAACAGGATTACACTGGCAATGCTCAGCAGGTGGCCCTGGCCATGGGACAGGGAAGCGGCCTAACCCGTGCCGGAGTCCTTGAAACCACCTTTAAAGAAGAAACTGAAACTGATCTGTTTGGTGAACAGGCAGTCCTCTGTGGAGGAGTCACTGAACTCATAAAAGCAGGATTCCAGACCTTGGTGGAAGCTGGTTACCAGCCAGAAGTTGCTTACTTTGAAACCTGTCACGAAGTCAAACTCATTGTTGACCTCATATACAAGAAAGGATTCGCTGGAATGTGGAATGACGTGAGTAACACTGCAGAATTTGGAGGATTAACCCGAAGGGACAGGGTTATAACTGAAGAATCCCGTAAGGAAATGAAAGAAATCCTGAAAGAAATCCAGAACGGTAAATTCGCCAAAGAATGGGCCCTTGAAAACCAGGCAGGCAACCCTCAACTCAACAGAATGAGGGCCATAGAAGACGAACTGGAAATTGAAAAACGGGGCAAAAAGCTCAGGAAACTCTGTGGACTGGAAGAATAA
- a CDS encoding methanogenesis marker 12 protein, translating to MVFVGMDHGTTGVSFTVLGPEPEHLKIGRDELSAGEVSAMEELSRIVDLDSIQLMAITYAMGDGISKITPLEQVKNRGILSIEGAGKVTGGGTAVYEEIQNSGIPTVLIPGLHQNTPSMDPRFKAAYSHHASAEKVSICYNAHLETSYENFIVSDISSNTVSLLLENGKIMGAVDACLGSMGIVHGPLDLKMIRDVDEGLRTANQCFSHAGAVKVAGIDEKVAHAKDVLLERYQEGDPQAELALETMLMTIVMEIWGLVGIANNEMEGVVLTGSVGSMQEPFDFFGSLQDEVGDIGEVVMLPPTSGSVGSAQIAKAVFEGADDILGIEVHSKPE from the coding sequence ATGGTATTTGTAGGAATGGATCACGGAACCACAGGTGTTTCTTTTACAGTTTTAGGACCAGAACCAGAACATCTCAAGATAGGACGGGATGAACTCTCCGCTGGTGAGGTTTCCGCAATGGAAGAACTTTCCAGAATAGTTGATCTGGATTCAATCCAGCTGATGGCCATTACCTACGCCATGGGCGACGGTATCAGCAAAATAACACCCCTGGAACAGGTTAAAAATAGAGGTATTCTCTCCATTGAAGGAGCAGGGAAGGTAACCGGCGGTGGTACCGCTGTTTATGAGGAAATTCAAAATTCAGGAATTCCCACTGTTTTAATACCTGGACTGCACCAGAACACCCCTTCCATGGATCCGAGGTTCAAAGCTGCATATTCTCATCACGCCAGTGCAGAAAAGGTGAGTATATGTTACAACGCCCATCTGGAAACAAGCTATGAGAACTTCATTGTATCGGATATCAGCTCCAACACCGTGAGCCTTCTCCTGGAAAATGGGAAAATCATGGGGGCGGTGGATGCCTGTCTTGGTTCCATGGGTATTGTTCACGGGCCACTGGACTTGAAGATGATACGTGATGTTGATGAAGGATTACGCACTGCTAACCAGTGTTTTTCCCATGCAGGTGCCGTTAAAGTGGCAGGTATAGATGAGAAGGTGGCCCATGCCAAGGACGTTCTTCTGGAAAGGTACCAGGAAGGAGACCCCCAGGCCGAGCTGGCCCTGGAGACCATGCTCATGACCATTGTCATGGAAATATGGGGACTGGTGGGAATCGCCAACAATGAAATGGAAGGAGTTGTACTCACGGGTTCTGTGGGATCCATGCAGGAACCCTTTGATTTTTTCGGTTCACTGCAGGATGAAGTGGGAGACATTGGAGAAGTGGTAATGTTGCCCCCGACCTCTGGTTCAGTAGGAAGCGCTCAGATTGCTAAGGCTGTTTTTGAAGGTGCGGATGATATACTGGGAATTGAAGTACATTCCAAACCCGAATAG